The DNA window AGCGCTGTTCTGATACATGGCGATCATCGGCTCAATGCCGACATACCCGTTTTGAGAGATGGACTGCAGTAGCTCACCTAGCTCAGCTTGTTGGACAAGGTTCCGGATGATGTCTGTAACGTTTCCGCCCAAGGGTTCCTTGCCAGGTACGAAGCGAGGGTTTTCAGGGTCGAAAGTCAGCCAGTCGACCGGAACGTAGGCCGACGCGCCGACCTCGAGACCTTTGTCTTGCAATTCCAACTCAGTAGGCATTTTTGTATCCCCTTTATCCGCAGTTCCCCATACTCGACCAAGGCGATCCCGTCAGCATCTTTCGCCAAGCTCTTGCCGCGGCATAGCAAACCCAAAATTGCGAACGCCCGACATCTGCACGTTGGTGTCGCTCGTGCCACATGCGGCGAATTTCTGGAGGAAAATCGATGTAACGCCTGTCTCCGGTGTAGCGCATGGAAACTCTTCGCAGTCTGGGCTCGCCGCTTCGAACCCGTGGTTAAGGTCTAGTTCCCGCCCGACAGGCGACCAAGGCGCTTGCTGCGCGTCGCTTCCGCTCGTCTTGGCCGCAGCAAAGGGCCGCTTTCTGCCTATGTGTGCAACGCTTACACCCTGCGCGCCAGCTCCGCCGGCCAATGGAGCTTGATCGGTGCCGCCCACTTGAGCCGGACCCCGTACATCACTGGGGTTTGGTCGTTGAAGCTGTGCAGGTCGAACAGCCCAGGCTCGCGACCCTGGCGAACAACCTTCACCCAGCCCAGCCCCTCTTCGCACTCGCAAACGCACCGCTTGCCAACTGCCTCGCTGGGCACGCTTCCGTCCGACCAACGGGTGTAGAACAGCAGATCCCCTGCCGAATAGACCGGCTCCATGCTGTCACCCTCGATCTCAACCGCGACAATGTTGTGCGGGGATAGCCCAGGTGGGCATTCGACCTGGGGGCCGTCGCCCTTCTCGTAGGTGTCGAAGACCGGCACGCGCGCCCCGGCGCCGACCTTGCCAGCGATGGCAATGGTCGGCGTGTCCGGCCCGTCCCCAATCCCATGGATAAGCCACGTCTCGGAAACACCAAGAGCACGCGCGACACCCGCAAGCGCCGATATGGTGGCTCCTGCTGCATCTTCCCCTTTTTCAAGGCGGCGCCGCCAGTTGCGTATCCCGTCGCGCGACAAGCCGGCCTGAAGGGACAGCGCACCTTCAGATATGCCGAGTCTCTCTCGGTGTTGCGTTATGCGATCAAGGATATCTTGCAGGGCCATGCGGTTATTCTGCCGCACGCTTTGGCGTTGAGTTAGCGGTAAGATAACCGTTGACGATGCGGTAATATAACCGCATAAGTCAGTCATGCAAACCATCGAACATCTTCTTCGGCTGGCCGATGCCTACAAGCAGGCTGCAGGAGTCGCGGAGGACACTACGGTATCCTACCGGGTCTTTGGCGACACCAAGAAACTTGCCGCATTGAGGGCGGGGGGCGACATCACAACGCGTCGTTTCAATGCTGCGGTCGCTTGGTTCAAGAACAACTGGCCGAACACAGCCGATGCGCACCCCGTGCCGCAAATTTCCGGGGACGCGGCCTGATGCCGCGCCCCCGGTCCCCCATTCCTCAAATGAACGATGAAAACGGCCTTGCTCCATGCGCCCAAGGTGCGCGCAGCGCGAGCCCCCCTCAAGGAAAAGGCGTTTCCCATGGATAAGCGGCTCTTCATGCACATGGCTCGGGCCACCATTGCCCGTGTCGGAGGTGTGGACGCCGCCTGTGCCGCCATCGAAGCCGAATATGGCGAGCCGGTTTCGCGCGGCACGATCTCGAAGATCCAGAACGGGCATCTCGACATCACGTTCGCGCAGGTGGTCGCGCTGCAGAAGGCAACGGGTGACATCGCCTTCGCGAACTTCCTGCGGCGCGCGAACGAGCATTGCGGGGCTGTCCCTGCGGTGACGCACGTCCACACGCTCAAGGAAGCGACCGAGGCCGTCATGGCCCAGGCGGAGGCCGAGCAATCCGGGGATGCCGACAGCCAACTCCGCGCTGTCAAGGAAACGCTCGAAGCCGTCGACATCATGCGGGATTGGCTCGCGGGAAAGGCGGCCAGCCTCAAGACCGGCACCCCGGCGTGAGGGAGGCGACATGACGAATTTCACCAGATCCACTCGCGGCACGGCCCCCGGCTCTGCGCCATTTCGCGCGGCGGCCGGGGGCAAGGGGGCAGCATGAGCAACAGCATCCATGTCAGCGTGAGAGACGGCCGAGCCCACATCGACCTGCCTCTTGAAGAAGCCCACGGGCTGCGCGTGGCGATGCGCCCGCGGCTGGCGGGCGAGGTCGAGAGCAACTCCACAAAGGCGATCCGCGAGGCTTTCGACAAGGCCCTCGCCCGGGCACAGATCAGGGCGGGCCGGGTATGAGCCTGCACCGCCACGAGCATTTCAGACAGGAGGTGTCCAGATGAAGGACCGATCCGCCATCGGCCGGCGCAACCGCGCCAAGGGGGCCGAACTCGAGCGCGAGGTCGCCGCGGCCCTGTTCGACCTGACCGGCATCGCGTTCCGCCGCAACCTGCGCCAGTGCCAGGAATCCGGCTGGAGCGATCTGGTGACGGACGATCCGGCCTGGCCGTTCTCGATCGAGTGCAAGCGCCGATCCGCAGGGACCGGCTGCGCTGACGACTGGCGCGCGCAGGCGGCTGCCAGCGCCCGGAAGGCCGGGCAGCTGCCCGTGGTGGTCTATCGCTTCGACCGCCGCCCGATCCGCTGCGCCTTGCCGCTGGGCGCGATCCGCGCGGCCTTCGGCGACAGGGGCGCAGCACCACCCGAGGAATGGGTCGAGTGCAGCCTGGACGGGCTCGCCTATCTCGCCCGCGAAATCATGGCCGGGCCGGGCGCCGCCGGGATCGAAGGGGCCGCGCCATGAGTATCAGGATCATGGCCGAGATCTGGGACAGTGAATTGTCCGACGTCTACGAATGCGCGGTGATGCTCGCGCTGGCGAACCATGCCGATGACGAAGGCCGGTGCTATCCATCGGTCTCACGGGTCTCCCATCTCGCTCGCTGCAGCGAGCGCAAGGTGCGCCAGATCATCGGGGCCCTGGAGGAGCGGGGTTATCTGACGATCTATCGGAACGCGGGGCCGAAGGGCTGCAACGTGTTCTTCGTTCGCTCGACCCCTGCACCGCGTGCACCCCTGCATGATGTGCACCCCCCTGCACACCGTGCACCCCTGCACGACATGCACCACTGCACACCGTGCACCCAACCCCTGCACACCGTGCACCACCCCCCTGCACAGCGTGCACCCGAACCGTCAGAGAACCATCAGGAACCGTCAGAGAGAGAAGCTGACGCTTCTCGTGCATCCGCGCCGTCTTCCGAAATCGAGGAAGTGATCGCGCTGTTCAACGAAACCGCCGAGCGCATCGGCTTGGCGAGGGTCCAGAAACTCACCCCGGCCCGACGTCAGGCCATCAAGGCCCGATTGCGTGAGGTTGGCGGCATCGACGGCTGGCGGGAGGCGATGCGCCGCGTCGAGGCTTCGGACTTCCTCAGCGGCCGAAGCCGGGACCCCACGCACTCATGGCGCTGCAACTTCGATTTCCTGGTCAAGCAGGCCAACTTCACCAAGCTCATGGAGGGCAACTATGACAACCGATCTGGCAACCGTGGACCCGCGCCTTCCGGCCGAGGTGGATCGGGGTCTGGCCTATTTGACGCGTGTGCTGCGGTCGCTGCGCGCCGCGCCGGCCGAGCGTGAGGCGGCGGCGATGATCGCGGCCCAGCTTTCCCGGCCTGGCGATCCGGTGCGCACCATGGCCCGCGTCGGCGCGCTGCTGACCCCGTATTTCGACAGGGAGACGCCGCGGGCGCTGCGCGAGATCGAGATGGAGGATTGGGCCGACGCTCTGGCCGATTTTCCCGATTGGGCCATCGAGCGGGCGGCGAAATGGTGGAAGTCCGCGGACAACCCGCAGCGCCGCAAGCGGCCCCTCGAGGGTGACATCGCGGAGCGCTGCCGCATCGAAATGCGGGCCGTCCGCGCGACCAGGGTCCGGGCGCGCAGCGGGTGGGCCGGGACCGAGGCCCCCGAGGACCGCGAGCGGTGCAGCCCCGAGGCTGCGGCCCGGGCCATGCGGGCCGCCGGTTTCAGCGCGGCGGAAGACTTCACCGGCCCGAAGCGGTTCGGCGGGGCCGAGGATCAGCGGGGGGCTGCCTGATGGCCGGATCCGTCAACAAGGTGATCCTGATCGGGCATCTGGGGCGCGACCCCGAGGTGCGCACCTTCCAGAGCGGCGGCAAGGTCTGCAACCTGCGGATCGCCACCTCCGAGACCTGGAAGGACCGCAACACCGGCGAGCGGCGCGAGCGGACCGAATGGCACTCGGTCTCGATCTGGGCCGAGGGCTTGGTCCGGCTCGCCGAGCAATACCTGCGCAAGGGCTCCAAGGTCTATGTCGAGGGCAAGCTCGAAACCCGCAAGTGGCAGGACCAGACCGGGCAGGACCGTTACACGACCGAAATCGCCGTGCGCCCGTTCGCCGGGGAAATCGCGTTCCTGGATCGCCGGGAGAGCGGAGGGGGCGACAGGGGCGGCTCGGGGACAGGAGGCCATGGCTACGGCCAAGGTCCGTCAGGCGGCCCCGCGGGCGGATATGGCGGCCCCGATCTCGACGACGAAATCCCCTTCTGAGCGCGGCCTGATGAGCATTCACGAGATCAAGGGCAAAGGCGTCAACCGGGCGCGGGTGGTCTGTGATGGCTGCGGGCGCGAGGAGGTCGTGACCTGCAACTACCTGCATCGACCCGGTCGGGTCTGGGTGCCGGATGCGGGGCAGATAAACCGGAAAATGATCGGGCAAGGCTGGGCCGAGGTGAAGGGCAAGCTCCACTGCCCGGCCTGCGAAGCGAAACGAAAGGCGACAGGCATGACGAAGACGACGACGGCTCCGGCCGCGAAACCCGCCGAGGGGCTGCGCCAGCCCTCCCGGGAACAGCGCCGCGAGATCGTGGATATGCTGCGGGAGGTCTATGACCCCGAGGCGGAACGCTACCGGCAGAACGACACCGATGCGACGGTTGCCGATGTGCTGGGCGTGATGCCCGGCTGGGTAGCCGAGATCCGGGAGGCCTTCTTCGGCCCCGATGGGGGCAACGAAGGCATCGAGGCCGCGACCGAGAGGCTGGTCGCTCTCGAGCACGAGATCCGTGCGATTTCGGATCTGGCCGGAAAGCAGCAGGAGGCCGCATCGAAAAAGCTGGCCGAGGTCTCGGCGATGCGCGCGGAGCTGGGGCGGATCAGGGACGCCGTTGGGCCCCGCGCCCTCCGGGCCGCCGGTGTGAAATAAGGGACAGGACATGGGCAAGGGCAGCAAGACCCGCGCGCGGGCAGTGAAACTGGCGAAGAAGGCCGAGCTGGCGGGCGTGCCGGGGTTGGCGCCGGTAACGCGGCGCCGGGCGGATGGGCGCAAGGCGTCCAGCAACTATGACCAGACAGCCGCCGACCTGGCGCTGAAAACCCGGTGTCGGCAGATGGGGTGGAAACCGAACGCGGCGAACATGCGGAAGGCCCGGGGGCCGAGCCTTGAATGTGAGGCGGGCCGGGTGCTGCATATGCTCTGCACGCCTGACGAAGCGGAACGGCTGTGGTCCGTCTTCGGCGGGCTATGCCGGGCGCAGGCGGTCTATATGCGGCGGTATCTGGGGGCCAGGAGGCACGCGAAGACGGCTCGCCTCGAAACCATGTGCGAACGGTTCGAGGTCACGGGCGACGAGGACCTGGACACGCGGACAGAGGACGAGAAGGCCGACGCTGCGGTCAATAACTGGATGGCGTGGCAGGGCTGCATCGGGAACCTGGAAAGCGCGCAGCAGCGGGCGATCTGGGGCGCGCTGTGGGAGGACTTCGTGCTGTTCGACACCGCCCCGACCGTGGCCGGGCGCGCCTATGCGCAGGCGCTGCGCGAGCTGGCCGATGTGGTCGAGCGACGGCAATAGGGGCAGGTGCCCCTATAGGCCGGCCGCCTTCCTCAACGCTTCATCAATCCGAGTTTGCCAGCCGGGGCCACCGGCTTTGAAATGTTCCAAGACTTCGGGGCTGAGCCGGATAGTCGTGCTAACCTTCGTCCGGGCCGCTTTCGGGCGGCCCCGCTGCGGCTTTGCCTTGGCGAATTTGGCCCGCCATTCCGGCGTGGACAGGTCGGGCAGATCGTCATCGAAGTTCGGGGGCATAGGCTTTCTGTTCTCGGGCATTGGCTTTCCTCATGCTGATGATGCGGCGGGCGGCGCCGCGTTGCGTCCATGCGAGCAAGACCATACGGCCGGACAGGTATCCGATTGTGATATAGCGAACCTCGCCATAGTCGAAACGGTCGTCCTCAACCGTCAGGGTATCGCCCTCGAACACTTTGGCGGCATCGGCCATGTCGAGGCCTCTCTGGTCGAGGGTGATCTGGCGCTTGTTGGGGTCAAACTCGATTTCCATGAATTAACGTTACCACAAAAATATGGCCGCGCAATAGTGTAGTAACAAGAAATAACGTCATCGTATGGGCTTGACGTTCCGCGCGAAAAAAGGGACATTGGCATCATCGTCAGGGGTTTGCGGAAACGCGAGCCCCTGTTTTCGTTTCAGGCCGACGCCTCGACCTTCAAGGTCAGC is part of the Rhodovulum sp. MB263 genome and encodes:
- a CDS encoding S24 family peptidase; the encoded protein is MALQDILDRITQHRERLGISEGALSLQAGLSRDGIRNWRRRLEKGEDAAGATISALAGVARALGVSETWLIHGIGDGPDTPTIAIAGKVGAGARVPVFDTYEKGDGPQVECPPGLSPHNIVAVEIEGDSMEPVYSAGDLLFYTRWSDGSVPSEAVGKRCVCECEEGLGWVKVVRQGREPGLFDLHSFNDQTPVMYGVRLKWAAPIKLHWPAELARRV
- a CDS encoding helix-turn-helix domain-containing protein — its product is MSIRIMAEIWDSELSDVYECAVMLALANHADDEGRCYPSVSRVSHLARCSERKVRQIIGALEERGYLTIYRNAGPKGCNVFFVRSTPAPRAPLHDVHPPAHRAPLHDMHHCTPCTQPLHTVHHPPAQRAPEPSENHQEPSEREADASRASAPSSEIEEVIALFNETAERIGLARVQKLTPARRQAIKARLREVGGIDGWREAMRRVEASDFLSGRSRDPTHSWRCNFDFLVKQANFTKLMEGNYDNRSGNRGPAPSGRGGSGSGLFDACAAVAARRAGRA
- the ssb gene encoding single-stranded DNA-binding protein, whose amino-acid sequence is MAGSVNKVILIGHLGRDPEVRTFQSGGKVCNLRIATSETWKDRNTGERRERTEWHSVSIWAEGLVRLAEQYLRKGSKVYVEGKLETRKWQDQTGQDRYTTEIAVRPFAGEIAFLDRRESGGGDRGGSGTGGHGYGQGPSGGPAGGYGGPDLDDEIPF
- a CDS encoding BrnA antitoxin family protein, with the translated sequence MPENRKPMPPNFDDDLPDLSTPEWRAKFAKAKPQRGRPKAARTKVSTTIRLSPEVLEHFKAGGPGWQTRIDEALRKAAGL
- a CDS encoding BrnT family toxin; translation: MEIEFDPNKRQITLDQRGLDMADAAKVFEGDTLTVEDDRFDYGEVRYITIGYLSGRMVLLAWTQRGAARRIISMRKANAREQKAYAPELR